gctggagatttcgtttgaagaaaatgttctttgaagaattagagttcgaagaaggatggtttctgatgaccatttctgagaataaaaataactcctgatggccatgattcaaggatgttgtttaagttgaagtaaagatgATGGAAATCGAAGCTGATTCGAGACAAGTTGTCTTTTAGACTTAAGCGTTTTctcgaaatacgaagggtactgaagcttggcgtgttTCGTAGCATTCTCGTTTTTGATCACGTTGCCATgtatcgaaagagaattcaggcgggaggatttgaatttcgaaatagtctgtgtaaccgaacaaggacagatggcgccccagggattcgaagcgtatgcatgtgagcaacgtggcatttcgttagtgtaggaccgttagggtcgaaattagtataaataagggtcttaatatcaggatccagggtgttcattttgtacaaatcactcacaaattattcaagtatcaagtgttaagagaacgagttcgttgagaaatgtacgtatgacaccaccaatttaaatacatttgtattcatctttatgcaAGTATCTTTCCAGTATCTTTTATATTTCGTTACATTCCagccatttacattcttgcacttttatcTTTCGTTTAACTTTATTTCGAAGCATCTACATTCTGCAATTTATGTTCCTGTACTTTAAGTTTCTTGCAAATTCATATTTACTTCATCTTTCGCCAAAgttgtatttacgtgtataaTAAGGCGATTGTCAGTCTTTACATTtcgtttatttatttcttatttcaAAGCCAGACAACTAacaaaatatgaaccaaattatcacAAACGACaagctttttgactatgtcctaggatcaatctagtcgatcctgcgagtaaccaaagtatattttttatagtttggaagactagcggttgtttaccggaaatcaccgtaaacactgtTACAATTTAGAAGATGAAATATTTCTCCATTGTGTCAAATACTACACGTCTACACCGACTCTAAAAAACACGTGGCATAATTTTGAGTTTTCGAATGCTGATTTTTtttacaatacacaacaaaattaattaacttaaaaataaCATGTCTAACACTCACTACAATAAAATTCCATTTGCATCGTTTACGAGAATATTCATTTATATTAACTTATTCCTTCTGATCAtaactataaataaatattttctttttaaattcatttaataatgaatgtatctgatcTTTATACTTTCTCAATCAACAATGATAAAAGTTGCCTCACAATACATTTCACCACAAATTCAAGTTCAAAATTTTCCTAATCGATGATTACCATAAGAGTTTAAGATATAAGTAAAAAATGaacgaaaaaataaaataaaagtaacaaAGTAGTTATGTGGGTTTGTTGagttaaatcaaatgattaaggtgtGAAAATGATGCAAATCAGATCCCTTTATCATCAGCTGTCACTCAACCTCATCTGTCGGTGGCAACATTTTAGTTCATTATTATAACTTCGTAGTTAAATTGTCACTCTCATCATGTCTAACTCTAATcccatttttattttctttatctatTCATTTACAGCTATACATACACATAGTAGATAACTACTAGTATAAATTAAACAAACCAAAAACATTCAAtgcagagagatagagagagagagaataacaatttttttgttttattgttgTAACTCTCTTTCTCTTTCCGTCGGTCAATTAGATTGGATCCGAATTTCGGTTATTAAGTTCTCTTTCTCAATCACAATTCATTTCTTGCTTGCAACTTAATTCTATCTATTTCTCTCACTTTCTGCTTGGAGTGATTCATCTACTTAGATCTCTTTTTTTTGAGGTAATTCTTTGTTGAAATGATGTAGAATTTGGGGATTTAGGGTTTATGCTATAGTAAGTGAAACTGAAAACATGATAATTGTGTAATTTTGAATTCAGTTTTTGAGTTTACTGTTAATAAATTGAATGGTTTATGGTTTTAGCTTAATTTGATTTGATGAACTTTTTCTTAGTGATTGATGAGAGTTGAAGAGATCTGAATTATTTTTTTTCGGTTTACGAATCGTTGAATTGAGAATGTTTACTGGATAATTGGAGAATTGGAATCTAGTGATTTGATTCAGTTTACTGTTTTGTTGTACAGATCTGAGGTttgatttatatattaaaaagaagGAGTTGTTGCTTCTGAAGTGGATTAGGAATATTTGAAAGTGGTGAAGTGTTTGAAGTGATGTGTGTGACTTGTTGAGTTTGGATTACTATTTGATTCCTTAATTGGATCTGGGAGGAATTGAGGAGGAGACTATGATGGACTCAGAAGGGGAATCTGGGGTGAGTTTTTATTTTGATGTGTATTAATTAATCATTTGATTTCAGTTGAATAGTATAAAATGTTTGTTTGGGATGAGATCTTTGAAGGTCAGACgagaaaaatgaataaattaaatgtaatcatAAGTGTTGGTGTCGGTTTCGGACACTGACACGGACACACCTTTTTTAAGAAGTGTTGATATTACATAGGATGAGATTATTATTCATTGATGCTAACTGGCAAATTTTGGTACTACTTGTGATACTCAGGATAAGGCAATGAAGGTGATGGGTAGCCAAGTCTGCCAGATATGTGGTGATAATATTGGTAGCAATGTTGAAGGCAGTCCGTTCATTGCTTGTGGTGTTTGTGCCTTCCCAGTTTGTAGGGCGTGCTATGAGTATGAAAGGAAAGATGGGAATCAGTCTTGCCCCCAGTGCAAAACTCGGTACAATAAGCACAAAGgtaaaataaggataaaaatctGTTATTTGTAATACTGTAATTTTCAGTTTTTTAGAAgtatattgttaaagcttttatAAGACGAAAGAACACGGTTTTGGTGTACTAGACAATATGAAGTTTTCTTGGAAGTAAATTGTCCTCTTTCGTGTGATATATGAACTGAGTGAGAATGATGCTAGGTTCTTATTTTTGTGAAAATATATTCTGAATTAAGAATTGTTTCAATGAACATATTAAACCTTCTATAGCTAGGAGATGATTAAAATTAAAGTAACTTAACAAAGCCAGTAAATGAATCTGGTCCTTCACTCTCGGAATCGGATTTAATGAAGGGCAGTGTTGGTAATGGTAGGTGCAAGCTGTGGCCCTACCAATAGTAATACGTGTTATCACCTTTGACTCGAGCTAAATCATTGAAGTGTGTAGATAGTTCATAGAAGAATTTATTCGTATTTGATTTCCTATTTCAATTGCTTGTATACCTGCAAGATAAATATTATTAATGCGAACAACATATTTTCTTTGTAGTTTGTATCATGTTTTCTGTTTTCCTCTATTTTTAATGTTACTAACAATTACCATGCTTATTTAATTGATTTCAGGTAGTCCTGCAATTCTTGGAGATCGGGAAGAGGATGGTGGTGCTGATAATGATGCCAATGACTTCAAGTACAATTCAGAACCTCAGAGCCAAAAGCAAAAGATTGCAGAACGCATGTTGAGCTGGCAAATGGCGTATGGGCGAGGTGAGGAGGTCGATGCTCCAAATTATGACAAGGAAGTTTCTCACAATCACGTTCCTCGGCTAACCGGTGGACAAGAGGTTGTTCAGCTAGTTTCATCTACATTGTTTTTTCCATAATATGAACTTGAACAAATATTTCGTAACAGATTTTGAATTAAATATTCTTTGCTAAATCTTCATTTTCAGACATCTGGAGAATTATCTGCAGCCTCACCTGAGAGGATGTCTATGGCATCTCCTGGAAATCTTCGTGGGAAACGAGTTCATAATCATCTATCATATTCGTCTGATCTTAATCAATCACGTAATTCCTCTCCCTCTCAAACTATGCACATTCTTATATAGTGTCATTTCTATCTAATATTGATTTTAGGTGTTAATTTATATTCCTTGAGCAGCAAATATCAGGGTTATTGAACCAGGATTGGGAAATGTAGCATGGAAAGAAAGAGTTGATGGCTGGAAAATGAAGCACGATAATAAGAACACTATTCCAATGAGCACAGGTCAAGCTACATCTGAAAGAGGACTCGGAGATATTGATGCCAGTACTGATGTGCTTTTCGATGATTCCTTGTTGTGAGTACTTCTATTTTTCTTCATAAGAACGTGTGCTTCTTCATCTCTGTTGCAAGCCTCTTTGCTACTACCTCTGTCACGACTGATACATTAAGAGTTTATTATCCAAGTCATTGTAAAATTTTCTTTTATGGTTGTCTATTACATAATCAAATTCGTTCAATTGTGTCGCATTTTACTTTAGCACAATGCATGTGTCTTGTTTTTAAGCTTCAGTGCTAAACACCTTGTTTTGATTATGCAGGAATGATGAAGCCCGGCAACCTCTTTCGAGGAAGGTTTCAATTCCCTCTTCCAGAATAAATCCATACCGTATGGTCATTGTTCTACGGCTTATCATCCTCTGCATTTTCTTGCACTACCGAATTACAAATCCTGTACCCAATGCGTATGCATTGTGGTTAATATCAGTTATATGTGAAATTTGGTTTGCCTTTTCTTGGATATTGGATCAGTTCCCCAAATGGCTTCCTGTGAACCGTGAAACATATCTTGACAGGCTTTCATTAAGGTAGAGCCTTGATTTGTTCATAAGCTTTCTCATGTAACTTGTTAAGTTTTATAAAACCTTTTTTTGACGGAATACCCtataaatttatgttattttagAAACTGTCATAAGCTAGAATATCCAAACTGAGCCATAATTGACATGACTTGCAGATATGATCAGGAAGGGGAAATATCGCAGCTAGCAGCAGTTGACATTTTTGTCAGTACTGTTGATCCGTTAAAGGAGCCCCCAATTGTGACAGCCAATACTGTACTATCAATTCTTTCTGTTGACTACCCAGTGGATAAGGTCTCTTGTTATGTCTCTGATGATGGTGCTGCTATGTTGACATTTGAGGCTCTTGCCGAGACATCAGAATTTGCTAGGAAATGGGTTCCTTTCAGTAAGAAATATGCAATTGAACCGCGAGCACCTGAGTGGTACttttcaaagaaaattgactATTTGAAAGATAAGGTCCAACCATCGTTTGTCAAAGATCGTAGAGCAATGAAGGTAAAACTGATTGAATTgcaaatcaattatatttattCTTCTGTCTTGGCATGCATTTGTGTGTGATACCATAATCCATGCTTCTTAGCACTTACCAGCATCTTTTAATGGTCATTCCTCTTTGCTTCACAGAGAGAATATGAAGAATTCAAAATTCGTATCAATGGACTTGTTGCAAAAGCAACAAAAGTTCCTGAAGAAGGATGGGTGATGCAAGATGGTACTCCTTGGCCTGGAAACAACACCAGAGACCATCCAGGAATGATCCAGGTAatatacttatttttctttttagttgGTTGATTTTTCATGACAAAATCTTAAATGGCCTGCTCCTGCTTCATTCACTGCTATTTTCCCTCGATAGTTTCATCAACCTAGATTGATTAAATATTAGAGGGGTCAACCTAGGTATATTGTCGTTTCTAGTGCTTACTCTTGTCATTTTCAGTTACAAAATAGTTTACTCTTGCAAATAATACTTCATCTGCACCTATTTATAAGACCTTTTTAGGCTTTATAGTTTatacacatattaagaaaagttCGTAGTGTAACTAATTTGTATAATTTGTGTATGCCCATTAATAAATTACTCTTTGTATGTAAATGCATTCAATATTTTCATATTCGAATGCAAATTAGTAGTATTAATAAGGGATACATTTGCAAAAACAGTAATAGATGTATCTAGAAATTTGTGAAGTGTTTCTACAAGGGTCTTATAATTAGGGACAGAGGGAATATTTACTTATGCATATTTTTGACGTTTTGACAAATGGCAAGTTTGATGCAATGTGTGTTGTTGGATTTTGGTTGAGTTCGAGGAAATTTTAAGCATTTCATTTACTAAGTTTTCTTTTTCTATCTGTAGGTTTTCTTGGGCCAAAGTGGAGGACTTGATACTGATGGTAATGAACTTCCACGTCTAGTCTATGTTTCTCGTGAAAAGCGTCCAGGGTTCCAACATCACAAGAAGGCTGGTGCCATGAATGCACTTGTGAGTAAACTATAGAAAATGGTGAAATCTTATTTTTCTCTACTAGTGTACTTATCTAACCACTATCTGTTTCAGGTTCGAGTATCAGCTGTCCTTACCAATGGACCTTTCTTATTAAATCTTGATTGTGATCATTACATAAACAACAGCAAGGCCTTGAGGGAAGCTATGTGTTTTATGATGGATCCCAACCTTGGAAAAAATGTTTGCTATGTCCAATTTCCACAGAGGTTTGATGGTATTGATAGAAATGATCGATATGCCAATCGTAATACCGTTTTCTTTGATGTAAGTATCTTACAGGATATTCATCTGATATCTGTTAGGTTTTAGGTTTAAAGTGTTTTCATAATGATATTCAACTTCTTGCGGAATCGGTTACCCCCTATTGTCACGAGTCATCTATCACATGAACACCTTTATATCAAATATGTCCCCTCTTACAAGAGCCATTTGGGCTCAAAGCATGAGGAGGAGTTTCCACACCCCCAATATCACTTCTGAGCTATGGATTCGGAAAAAAAACGTGAATTTTATGCCGTCTAGAAGTACATTTCCAGAGACATTAGTGGTTTTATAGAAATGTGAGGGTGGGGAAAGTTGCTTCACAAAGCGTGGACAGTGCACAGGGGCCCATGCAATTATTTTGAGCTAATTAATATCTTTGTTTTAAAGGCTTTGAAGCATTGTCATGAACAAACTTCCCCAAAAGCTTACGTTATCAAGTGAATACAGTATACatgaattgtttttttaataatactTATCTTCCCCATCTTGTCTCTTTTTACAGATTAACTTGCGAGGATTGGATGGCATTCAAGGCCCTGTTTATGTGGGTACAGGATGTGTCTTCAATAGAACTGCTTTATATGGTTATGATCCTCCTATTAAACCCAAGCATAAAAAACCTGGACTTATTTCTTCACTTTGTGGTGGAGATCGAAAGGGCTCAAAATCTGGCAAGAAAGGCTCAAAAAAGAAATCTAGCAAGCATGTTGATCCAACTGTGCCCATCTTTAGTCTAGAGGATATCGAAGAAGGGGTGGAAGGTATAGTCTGCTCGTTGAATATTTACTTGCTTTCTATATGatgttcattttcttttgttaaACAATTGCACAAGGGGGAAATTATCATTTTCTTATCTAATACAACCATTTTATTCAGGTGCTGGATTTGATGATGAGAAATCCCTACTCATGTCACAAATGAGCCTCGAGAAAAGGTTTGGTCAGTCTGCTGTCTTTGTCGCCTCTACACTTATGGAAAATGGCGGCGTTCCTCAGTCTGCAACTCCAGAAACTCTCCTTAAGGAGGCAATTCACGTTATCAGTTGTGGTTATGAAGATAAATCAGAATGGGGAACTGAGGTATAACACAGAATGACACGAATCCATTACTTTTGATGCTCTCTTTTGTTTCTTGTTCATAGTCACTCTCATCTCGGATTATGTTCGAGTATAATCAATATTTGTCTTGTATTCCACAGATTGGATGGATCTATGGTTCTGTCACAGAAGATATTCTTACTGGATTTAAGATGCATGCCCGCGGTTGGAGGTCTATATACTGCATGCCCAAGCTTGCAGCATTTAAAGGTTCAGCTCCCATCAATCTTTCTGATCGTTTGAACCAAGTGCTTCGGTGGGCTTTAGGTTCTGTCGAAATTCTACTAAGTCGACATTGTCCCATCTGGTATGGTTATAGCGGAAGGCTAAAGTGGCTCGAGAGGTTCGCCTATATAAACACCACAATCTATCCAATCACTTCCATTCCTCTCCTCATGTATTGTACCTTACCAGCCGTCTGTCTCTTGACTAACAAGTTCATTATTCCACAGGTTCGTGATTTCTTCTCAAACAAAATATAGTATATTGCTTGTTGCTTCTAGAGTCTCAATTTGTGATTCCTCTTTTTGCTTGCAGATTAGTAACATTGCGAGTATATGGTTTATATCTCTCTTTCTTTCCATCTTTGCAACCGGTATCCTAGAGATGAGGTGGAGTGGTGTTGGAATCGATGAATGGTGGAGAAATGAACAATTTTGGGTTATCGGTGGTGTTTCAGCTCATCTTTTCGCCGTGTTCCAAGGTTTACTCAAAGTACTTGCTGGAATTGACACAAACTTCACCGTTACCTCAAAAGCATCAGACGAAGACGGAGACTCTGCCGAACTATACATGTTTAAATGGACAACACTTCTCATTCCACCAACAACTCTTCTCATTATAAACCTCGTCGGAGTCGTTGCAGGAATCTCCTACGCCGTTAACAGTGGCTACCAATCATGGGGACCACTTTTCGGTAAACTTTTCTTCGCATTTTGGGTGATCATCCATTTATACCCTTTCCTCAAAGGTCTTATGGGTCGCCAGAACCGAACGCCGACCATTGTGGTTGTTTGGTCCATTCTTCTTGCATCCATCTTTTCGCTTCTATGGGTTCGAGTCGACCCTTTTACAACACGAGTCACCGGTCCTGATTCTCAGATGTGTGGAATCAACTGCTAGAGAAAATAAAAGTTGGCAGATTGAATAACTTGTCAGTTGCCAATTGCCACTCCACTGTTGTGATTGTATTGCAATTCTTTTGTTTACAGGTTAcagttatttttcttttttatatttatttgttcaTGCATGTTGTTTAAATTATGTGCAGTTGTTGGACTATACAGAAGATAACAAATTAGAATCAAGTTATTTATGAGGgtgttattattttaattttttttgggtcTGTAAGGGtgttattttttgtataattattattttgaacACACCTCCTATTTTTTTTGGGAGAAGCTATTTATTGTTGTTAAACTATTTAACAGAAGAGCACACATGTATACACGTTTATGTTATCATACATATTTTCTTCTTATATTTGTTTCAGTAGCATAAGACAGGTAACTTTTGCATCTGCTATCACATAGTTATATGTTTTGTATAGTTATTGTTCAATCTGTTTATGAGCTTAACTTTCAATGAAataagtatgaaaatatatcttTAACAAAAGTTAATATTGCTTTTGATTCTGGCTATACGGGGCGAGGTCTTAGTATTGTTCAACCATAGAATCTACATGTCTAAGCCACATCTAGAAGGAAAAAATATGTTCCCTGGGCAACACATACTCATCACACACATTCCTTTATTTTGTCCTCACTTATTTACTCTTTCACATTTGAAGTAGTATGGTATATACATGAGTCTTCTCTTTCATAAATTCACCATTTAACCAATACACGAGTCTCCTCTTTTATAAATTAACCATTTAACCACTTACATTTACAACCAACAATATATGAGTCTCTCCTCTTTTATAAAATCACCATTTAATTTAACCACTTCCAACCAACAATTCCCACATTCTATAAAAGATGGATCCCACATAATCAAACTCTCTATACCTTTGATAGTATTTGTTTTGTTGGAGAATCTTGGGAAGTCAGGAGCAACAATGGAGATTTAATGCTTCAAGATCACAAGGGAGAGATGCTAGATTTCCATTCTGTAAGGCATTAGGTTCTATCTCATAAATTCAATGTTCAACTCATTCATTGGCAATATAATACTTAATCATTCACACTTGCAACCAACAATCTTCTCCATAAGTCTTGGAACAATTGAATGTTGTTGGATCTTGTTATAGGATGTGGAGACTCATATTTATGGGAGAGATTATTGAGTTTAAGCGAGTGGTTAAGTCATACGTCGCCTATGAATGACTTCAACATTGaatttataaaacaaaaaatttatttaactaaTAGCTTAAGGTTATCAGTGGAGATGTAACGTCTTCCTTCCTCTCTTGCGATTCTGGAACTAATGTCTCGTTGTCTCTCCCGAACTCCCCAAAACAAGGTTaataatactttttttatttatcaaagtATCCTTTATCAAGTATTGAGAATCAGaggataaaattgaaaaaaaattattaatatttgacACAAGCTTTTGCATCTATTGTTCATATATAATTATCAACTAAGTTGACTTAACGAgacaattataattaatttttacaaAATCAATTATTCAGTTTTTTTACCCTAGAAAAAAATACACACTCATTttacttttcataattaatttatttaaaaatataattataatttttgggataattttatcttgaattttaatttaattctagtctatcaaaaattaatttaaaaaaaacaatttattggGAATCAACTCTTTTCTAGCGGAGAACCAATTAAAATACTGATACATCAGTTTTTCTTCCCCGCCCCGATCATTGTCTTCTTCCCCATTTCCAATATCCTGTAACAAAACAATCACCACTATATCCCCATTCATGGCAGATTGGTCTCAACTCCCAAAAGACCTCCTCCACCTCATCTCCCAAAAACTCAACTCCCAATTCTACCAACTCCGCTTCCGCTCCGTCTGTTCCTCATGGCGCTCCTCCACCCCCCCAAATCACCACCACCATCTCAATCTCCCTCCCAAATTCCCATCTCCCTCCAACAACGATGATTCCACCAACAACGATGACTCCACCTTCCCTCTCTCGAAACGAACCCTCTTCCTCATCTCCCCACCCCCAAATCAACCAACCCCACAACCATGGTTAATCAAAATCGGCCCTGACTCACGTGACCTAACTCGCCTCTGGCACCCTCTCTCACGTGACAAACAACTCCCTATCCATTTCCCTAACTTCATCGATTTCAACCACCTCCCTATCGTCGATCTCGGTTGCGAATTCGTCATCGGTAACTTCCCTTCCCAATCCTCCTCTCTCCCTCTCAACAACACCTCACTCTACATGGAGAAGGTTGTTGTATTTGATGCTGACACGTGGCAGATCGGAAAAGGTCGCTGTTCGGTTCTTCTCACTATTCACATTTCCGGAAAACTCGCTGTATTCCGATGCGGTGATGAACGGCATGATGAGAATTCGGATGCGAAATGTGATGAGAAGTGGATGATAATTCCTGATATGCTGACGCCTTATGATGATGTATGTGTTTATAAAGGGCGGCCGGTTGCGGTTGATTGTACCGGTCGGGCGGTTGTCGTGGGACCGGATTTGAGTGTGGAGATGGTTGCTGAGCCGGTGTTTGGCGGAGATAAGAAATTCTTGGTGGAAAGTGAGGGTGAATTGTTGTTAGTTGACAAATATTTGTCTTGTCTTGTGATGAATTGTTTGAGGGATGATGGTAATGGTAATGGTGATGGGGATGGCAATGGTAATGGTAATggtgatggtgatggtgatggCGATGGTGATGGTGAGTTTTATGAGATTGGAAGGGAGAGAGCGGTGAGATTTGATGTGTTTAGGCTTGATGAGAAGGAGAAGAAGTGGGTGGAGGTGAAGAGTTTGGAGGATAGGGTTTTGTTTTTGGGGGAGGATTGTGCTTTTTCTGCTTCGGCTATGGATTTGCGGATTGGATATGGGAATTGTGTGATATTTAGGGATGATGTTTATAGTGATTCTGGATCGAGTGAGCTTGGGGTTGGTGTTTTTCAGTTGGGTCAGTTTAGGATTGCGCCGTTGTCTTGTTTTCCGTGTTATTCTATGTTTTTTTGGCCACCTCCGGAGTGGATTGGGCTGCATTGACAATAACAGGTTGGATTGAAAGGTTTGGAAGTTGAAACTGATGAATTGTGCTGGAAATAATCGACACTTATTGGTTAGTGCTGTTACAGATTTAGTTTTATGAAATGCAAAATGATATTATCATTACTATTTTCATGTTAATGTTGTTGACATTTGATTTGTTTCTGTTGATAGGTTGGATTAGTTTTTCAGTAAGTACTTGTAGAAAAATAAATGCTGAAATGATTCTGGGCCCTTGTATAAATTGTAATTGTTTTCTGCACTTCAACTTTATCAAAAGATCCCTTATAGTGTTATCTAACTTGTTTGTAAGCATAGGAACTAAATGCTTAACTCACTCAAACTGGGTCATACTACTTATAGGTAAGGGATTGACAAGTATTACATAAGATTTACTGTAAGGAGCTTAGGTCTTTGCCATATTTGGTTCGTAAGAACTTAGAAGGGACGTGTAATTATAAGCTGAAATTTCATAATTGAAATGTGGAGTGACCTAGAAAAGTATCATGCATTTTACCTTTATCttgatttaattttgttgttCCTAGTAGTGTTGTTGATGGCTGTCTATGGCAGAGAGCCAAAATTCCTCCATATCAGAAGGACACTTTCCGGCGCCGTTATAGTGGATTATGGCGGAAAAACCTGCAATATCAATCGAAATTTACCATTGTGGCGAGCCCAAAAACCGCCAGTATATCTGCTGCCATAGTGCCACAATTGCGGATATTTAATAACACTGGTTCCTAGTGAAATGAGGTTGATTTCATTCTGAATAAGAATCAGCCATCTGCTGTAACATGCCTTTTCGTATAAGGCTTAATCTGCTGAAATTAGTTGTACCTCCTGCCACAACAATGGGGATACTTGCATGCTGTCCCCCTTTTATATTATGATGCAACATTTCTTTCAATTGTCAATTTTATCATCTGGCTCTTTCATTTTTTCTCCAATTAATCCTAAATATCAGCTTGTGCTTTCTAACTTTGCACAAGACTCCAACATTACCAAGTCTTCAACATTACCAAAAAACTACGCAGTGTCAGCCAAAGATAACAATGTATATTTTGAATTCCATCCTATTCTGTGCTCTGTTAAGAGTCATTCTTCCAATGAGATTTTTCAAAAAGGACTCCTTGACAAAGATGGGCTTTACTTGTTCCCCAACCTTCTGCAGCATATTACACCTTCTCTTCCTACTGCATGTATTTGTAATACTGCTGGATCTCCTCCTGTTAATACCTCCTTTTCTAGTTCTATTACCTTTTCTACTTGGCACCCCTAGACTTCGGACATCCAACGTGTCACACTCAAACTTTATAATATTCTATTTACTAGTTTATAAAGCACATCACATAGATTACCAGTTCATTATATATCGAGCCTTATGGTTTCCTGCTCCCTTTACCTTCACAACTTTCACTTACTTCATTACCTTTGTAAAGGCATTTACACATTTTCTTCTCCTTTGACCATACCAGAACCACAAAATCCAATTCAAGTCTCAAGAGTGTTTGTTTGTTAGGTATTTAACATCCCACAAATGCTACAAGTTTCCTCCTGTACatctcataattttttttttttaatgaagctATGTTTCTATAGGATGATCTTTTTTTGCTTCCATCACCTCATCCTCCCAAAAATTTTCCCTTGCATTGAGATCATTATTGTCAACCTATATTATAGATACTGTACCTTTTTAGTGGAAAGGGTCCGAGTCAGTGTAGGACACCGGTACTGACACTTGAGGTTACGTttaatttatagatttttttaaattattatcggTCTCACCGTGTCACTTGAGGTTACGTTTAATTTAtagattttttaaattattaccgGTCTCACCGTGTCAGGGTCTTGTTCGCTTGATAGGTTTTTAAAAGGTTTAATTAAAAGTAATTAGGAGATTTTGCAATTCAATCAGGCCAGTGAAATGCACACG
The Vicia villosa cultivar HV-30 ecotype Madison, WI unplaced genomic scaffold, Vvil1.0 ctg.001531F_1_1, whole genome shotgun sequence DNA segment above includes these coding regions:
- the LOC131635686 gene encoding cellulose synthase A catalytic subunit 3 [UDP-forming]-like; amino-acid sequence: MMDSEGESGDKAMKVMGSQVCQICGDNIGSNVEGSPFIACGVCAFPVCRACYEYERKDGNQSCPQCKTRYNKHKGSPAILGDREEDGGADNDANDFKYNSEPQSQKQKIAERMLSWQMAYGRGEEVDAPNYDKEVSHNHVPRLTGGQETSGELSAASPERMSMASPGNLRGKRVHNHLSYSSDLNQSPNIRVIEPGLGNVAWKERVDGWKMKHDNKNTIPMSTGQATSERGLGDIDASTDVLFDDSLLNDEARQPLSRKVSIPSSRINPYRMVIVLRLIILCIFLHYRITNPVPNAYALWLISVICEIWFAFSWILDQFPKWLPVNRETYLDRLSLRYDQEGEISQLAAVDIFVSTVDPLKEPPIVTANTVLSILSVDYPVDKVSCYVSDDGAAMLTFEALAETSEFARKWVPFSKKYAIEPRAPEWYFSKKIDYLKDKVQPSFVKDRRAMKREYEEFKIRINGLVAKATKVPEEGWVMQDGTPWPGNNTRDHPGMIQVFLGQSGGLDTDGNELPRLVYVSREKRPGFQHHKKAGAMNALVRVSAVLTNGPFLLNLDCDHYINNSKALREAMCFMMDPNLGKNVCYVQFPQRFDGIDRNDRYANRNTVFFDINLRGLDGIQGPVYVGTGCVFNRTALYGYDPPIKPKHKKPGLISSLCGGDRKGSKSGKKGSKKKSSKHVDPTVPIFSLEDIEEGVEGAGFDDEKSLLMSQMSLEKRFGQSAVFVASTLMENGGVPQSATPETLLKEAIHVISCGYEDKSEWGTEIGWIYGSVTEDILTGFKMHARGWRSIYCMPKLAAFKGSAPINLSDRLNQVLRWALGSVEILLSRHCPIWYGYSGRLKWLERFAYINTTIYPITSIPLLMYCTLPAVCLLTNKFIIPQISNIASIWFISLFLSIFATGILEMRWSGVGIDEWWRNEQFWVIGGVSAHLFAVFQGLLKVLAGIDTNFTVTSKASDEDGDSAELYMFKWTTLLIPPTTLLIINLVGVVAGISYAVNSGYQSWGPLFGKLFFAFWVIIHLYPFLKGLMGRQNRTPTIVVVWSILLASIFSLLWVRVDPFTTRVTGPDSQMCGINC
- the LOC131635693 gene encoding F-box protein SKIP23-like, with the translated sequence MADWSQLPKDLLHLISQKLNSQFYQLRFRSVCSSWRSSTPPNHHHHLNLPPKFPSPSNNDDSTNNDDSTFPLSKRTLFLISPPPNQPTPQPWLIKIGPDSRDLTRLWHPLSRDKQLPIHFPNFIDFNHLPIVDLGCEFVIGNFPSQSSSLPLNNTSLYMEKVVVFDADTWQIGKGRCSVLLTIHISGKLAVFRCGDERHDENSDAKCDEKWMIIPDMLTPYDDVCVYKGRPVAVDCTGRAVVVGPDLSVEMVAEPVFGGDKKFLVESEGELLLVDKYLSCLVMNCLRDDGNGNGDGDGNGNGNGDGDGDGDGDGEFYEIGRERAVRFDVFRLDEKEKKWVEVKSLEDRVLFLGEDCAFSASAMDLRIGYGNCVIFRDDVYSDSGSSELGVGVFQLGQFRIAPLSCFPCYSMFFWPPPEWIGLH